One window of Quercus robur chromosome 5, dhQueRobu3.1, whole genome shotgun sequence genomic DNA carries:
- the LOC126727073 gene encoding uncharacterized protein LOC126727073 has product MKIVRFAFRSCHDGLLRRFQRPPIVRTLSTNATSGSGVGDKQTNSFESADDFEHRIFSGFSGGDSKSDAFFEKLDRFRKAHDRLGSRMGEGSNSQISDGLDESFNTLSDGMDGKLKKAATYFEFNEKEIEKDDYSFRPDMNFRTGMTYETKDLDLRKPGVRKPFKRTEFEVTTEEVLRKADFRNVRFLANFITEAGIIIKRSKTRISAKAQRKVAREIKTARAFGLMPFTTMGTKSFVFGKTMEARDEDFEYETYDRRISADVDDKEAL; this is encoded by the exons ATGAAAATTGTTCGCTTTGCCTTTCGTTCCTGTCACGATGGCTTATTGCGCAGATTTCAGCGACCACCTATAGTTCGAACTCTCTCTACAAATGCAACTTCAG GTAGTGGTGTTGGGGATAAACAAACTAACTCATTTGAGTCGGCTGACGATTTTGAGCATCGGATATTTAGTGGCTTCTCTGGGGGTGATTCAAAGTCTGATGCCTTTTTTGAAAAGCTTGATAGATTTAGGAAGGCTCACGACAGGTTGGGTTCTAGAATGGGTGAAGGAAGTAATTCCCAGATTTCGGATGGCCTCGATGAAAGTTTTAATACATTATCGGATGGAATGGATGGGAAGTTGAAGAAAGCAGccacatattttgaatttaatgagaaagaaatagagaaagatgATTATTCGTTTAGACCAGATATGAATTTTAGGACTGGAATGACTTATGAGACAAAG GATCTTGATCTTAGGAAGCCAGGAGTACGGAAACCCTTCAAAAGGACTGAATTTGAAGTTACTACAGAGGAGGTTTTGAGAAAGGCTGACTTTAGG AATGTCAGATTCCTTGCAAACTTCATAACAGAGGCTGGAATCATTATCAAGAGGAGCAAg ACTCGCATTAGTGCCAAGGCCCAGAGGAAGGTTGCTAGGGAGATCAAAACAGCCCGAGCTTTTGGTTTAATGCCTTTCACAACAATGGGGACAAAATCGTTCGTTTTTGGAAAAACAATGGAAGCTCGTGATGAGGATTTTGAATATGAAACTTATGATCGTCGTATCAGTGCTGATGTGGATGATAAAGAGGCCCTCTGA